One window from the genome of Streptomyces cadmiisoli encodes:
- a CDS encoding ABC transporter ATP-binding protein, translating into MATVSFDKATRIYPGSTKPAVDALDIEIEDGEFLVLVGPSGCGKSTSLRMLAGLEDVNAGSIRIGDRDVTHLPPKDRDIAMVFQNYALYPHMTVADNMGFALKIAGVNKAEIRQKVEEAAKILDLTEYLDRKPKALSGGQRQRVAMGRAIVREPQVFLMDEPLSNLDAKLRVSTRTQIASLQRRLGITTVYVTHDQVEAMTMGDRVAVLKDGLLQQVDSPRNMYDRPANLFVAGFIGSPAMNLVEVPITDGGVKFGNSVVPVNRDALKAAADKGDRTVTVGVRPEHFDVVEHDGAAAASLSKDSEDAPAGLAVSVNVVEELGADGYVYGTAEVSGEQKDLVVRVNGRQVPEKGARLHVVPRAGETHVFSTSTGERLTD; encoded by the coding sequence ATGGCCACTGTTTCGTTCGACAAGGCGACCCGTATCTACCCGGGTTCCACCAAGCCCGCCGTCGACGCCCTCGACATCGAGATCGAGGACGGGGAGTTCCTCGTCCTGGTCGGCCCGTCCGGTTGCGGCAAGTCCACCTCTCTGCGGATGCTCGCCGGCCTGGAGGACGTCAACGCCGGTTCGATCCGCATCGGCGACCGCGACGTCACGCACCTGCCGCCGAAGGACCGGGACATCGCCATGGTGTTCCAGAACTACGCGCTCTACCCGCACATGACCGTCGCCGACAACATGGGCTTCGCGCTCAAGATCGCCGGCGTCAACAAGGCGGAGATCCGGCAGAAGGTCGAGGAGGCCGCGAAGATCCTCGACCTCACCGAGTACCTGGACCGCAAGCCGAAGGCGCTCTCCGGCGGTCAGCGCCAGCGTGTCGCCATGGGCCGCGCCATCGTGCGCGAGCCGCAGGTGTTCCTCATGGACGAGCCGCTGTCCAACCTGGACGCCAAGCTCCGCGTCTCCACCCGTACGCAGATCGCGTCGCTCCAGCGCCGCCTCGGGATCACCACGGTCTACGTCACCCACGACCAGGTCGAGGCCATGACGATGGGCGACCGCGTGGCCGTGCTGAAGGACGGCCTGCTCCAGCAGGTCGACTCGCCGCGCAACATGTACGACCGCCCGGCGAACCTCTTCGTGGCCGGCTTCATCGGCTCCCCGGCGATGAACCTGGTCGAGGTCCCGATCACCGACGGCGGTGTGAAGTTCGGCAACAGCGTCGTCCCGGTCAACCGTGACGCGCTGAAGGCCGCCGCCGACAAGGGCGACCGCACCGTCACCGTGGGTGTCCGCCCCGAGCACTTCGACGTGGTCGAGCACGACGGCGCCGCCGCCGCCTCGCTGTCGAAGGACTCCGAGGACGCCCCGGCCGGTCTCGCGGTCTCCGTCAACGTGGTCGAGGAGCTCGGCGCCGACGGCTACGTCTACGGCACCGCCGAGGTCAGCGGCGAGCAGAAGGACCTGGTTGTCCGGGTGAACGGCCGCCAGGTGCCGGAGAAGGGCGCGCGACTGCACGTCGTGCCGCGGGCGGGCGAGACCCACGTGTTCTCGACCTCCACGGGCGAGCGCCTCACCGACTGA
- a CDS encoding effector-associated domain 2-containing protein, which yields MKGRSPERVRNELVVSIVDALQGSATVNQASSREIWREMLSDELSSPVEPFSGDRLRPWLLQIVKACTGVGDGPACLVRSLEYVEQQSATVSALWPLVDEWEAVDFFGNADLRPLRPVLLSLRSADLATMARRASRSRVQELPPWCQTGWQVFLRLSGENSPNGELPPSMAFLALCADRLVSDSRADAAEVLRRFTRNQAHTLGLDGVLADWQHSEFPQPAPSLVPAYLMLQFEPDRVEADRFYLSHWRQSDPEGWHPVRGETVHLHRDELSGAVEKLIEDVEERWADLRQPVILEFILPWELLNEPVEWWSKESDSPSPTPLALDYPVVVRSLERLQRASWHRPWHHKWRQLRERPADSHPHWSRPGQDDTYFFHLERELKEDRYAVCLVLSEPPGGDSGTGRREVLAGLRAGVPAMVWHRNDCSDPSFQDAIGEILQDRGLGSLAERVGKWRKEALALGPDAWDQHVGRHLAILLDDPERKPGPSGPV from the coding sequence GTGAAGGGGCGCAGTCCGGAACGGGTCCGCAACGAGCTGGTCGTCTCCATCGTGGACGCCCTCCAGGGTTCGGCCACCGTGAACCAGGCGAGCAGTCGTGAGATCTGGCGGGAGATGCTCTCCGACGAGCTGTCCTCGCCCGTGGAGCCGTTCAGCGGGGACCGGCTGCGGCCCTGGCTGCTCCAGATCGTCAAGGCGTGCACCGGCGTCGGCGACGGGCCGGCCTGTCTGGTGCGGTCGCTGGAGTACGTGGAACAGCAGTCGGCGACGGTCTCCGCGCTGTGGCCGCTGGTGGACGAATGGGAGGCCGTCGACTTCTTCGGCAACGCCGATCTTCGTCCGTTACGGCCCGTGCTGCTGTCGCTGAGATCGGCCGACCTGGCGACCATGGCACGCCGCGCGAGCCGGTCCCGGGTGCAGGAACTGCCCCCGTGGTGCCAGACCGGCTGGCAGGTCTTCCTGCGGCTGTCGGGGGAGAACTCCCCGAACGGCGAGCTTCCGCCCAGCATGGCCTTCCTCGCCCTGTGTGCCGACCGCCTGGTGTCGGACAGCCGGGCCGACGCCGCCGAGGTGCTGCGCCGCTTCACCCGCAACCAGGCCCACACGCTCGGGCTGGACGGCGTACTGGCCGACTGGCAGCACTCGGAGTTCCCGCAGCCCGCGCCCTCGCTCGTCCCCGCCTATCTGATGCTCCAGTTCGAACCGGACCGGGTCGAGGCGGACCGCTTCTATCTGTCGCACTGGCGCCAGTCCGACCCGGAGGGCTGGCACCCCGTGCGCGGCGAGACCGTCCATCTGCACCGGGACGAGCTGTCCGGCGCGGTGGAGAAGCTGATCGAGGACGTCGAGGAGCGCTGGGCGGATCTGCGGCAGCCGGTCATCCTGGAGTTCATCCTGCCCTGGGAGCTGCTCAACGAGCCCGTCGAGTGGTGGTCGAAGGAGTCCGACTCCCCCTCGCCCACCCCGCTGGCCCTCGACTACCCGGTCGTCGTGCGCAGCCTGGAGCGCCTGCAGCGCGCCTCGTGGCACCGGCCCTGGCACCACAAGTGGCGCCAGCTCAGGGAGCGCCCCGCGGACAGCCACCCGCACTGGAGCCGCCCCGGGCAGGACGACACGTACTTCTTCCATCTGGAGCGTGAGCTGAAGGAGGACCGGTACGCCGTGTGCCTGGTGCTCAGCGAGCCGCCCGGCGGCGACTCGGGCACCGGCCGGCGGGAGGTCCTGGCCGGGCTGAGGGCGGGCGTGCCCGCGATGGTCTGGCACCGCAACGACTGCTCCGACCCGTCCTTCCAGGACGCCATAGGCGAGATATTGCAGGACCGGGGGCTGGGCAGCCTGGCCGAGCGGGTCGGCAAGTGGCGCAAAGAGGCCCTTGCGCTCGGCCCCGACGCCTGGGACCAGCACGTGGGCCGGCACCTGGCCATCCTGCTCGACGACCCCGAGCGCAAGCCGGGTCCGTCCGGGCCGGTGTAG